One Williamwhitmania sp. genomic window, TGCTGCTAGTTTATTTTCTGGCTGTGAAAAGATAACAACGGGGGGTATTTCTTCAATGAGGTACTATCCAGCTATTACCTTGCAAGGTGCTGCTGCGATTACCATTAACGAAGGTGATAGTTATGTAGATCCTGGAGCTACTGCGGAACAGAATGGTGTTGCACTTGATGTGGTTACTACTGTAACTAGCCGTTATTTTGGCTACTCTGGGTCTACTATTGATAACAATAAGCCAGATGATTACTTCATAAATTATACTGCAACCAATGATGAAGGTCATTCTGCTACCGCCTCTAGGGTTGTTACAGTTAGACCACATCAGGGTGATTTTGTAACAACCATCGATGGTTTATATTTGGCCAATGTTTCACGTACTCCTTCACAAGGGACTGTAAGTGCTACTGCTGATTTTGGCCCAATTATGGTCATCCAAGTTAGCGGCAATACCTATGTTATGACTGATGGTATCGGCGGTTACTATACCTTTGGGAGAGGATTAGGAGATAGCTATCTTGCTCCAGGAGCTACTTTTACT contains:
- a CDS encoding immunoglobulin-like domain-containing protein, whose protein sequence is MKRLLYLGVIYFFAASLFSGCEKITTGGISSMRYYPAITLQGAAAITINEGDSYVDPGATAEQNGVALDVVTTVTSRYFGYSGSTIDNNKPDDYFINYTATNDEGHSATASRVVTVRPHQGDFVTTIDGLYLANVSRTPSQGTVSATADFGPIMVIQVSGNTYVMTDGIGGYYTFGRGLGDSYLAPGATFTADMVNNVGTPGPDYTVNTFGGVVSMTNIIIDPVNKRITFSAVWDAGYTFNVTMKQIQN